Below is a genomic region from Fusarium oxysporum Fo47 chromosome VIII, complete sequence.
GCGCCGAGGCTTTGGCTCCACCCTTGGCTCATTCTCATAACGATCGATTAAATGACGAAGTTCAACGTCTTCCAATGGAAtgaccttggtcttgaacCAGAGCTTATAGCCGAAATACATGATAAGAGTGAAGGGCAAATTGAAGTAATTTGAAATGAACGACTCTATCTCCCATTGCCCATGGATAAAGGTCGTGAAGCCGCCAGTGAAGAAAAGCAGAAcaaacaagacaagagaggCGTAGGTCGTATAGGGCTGGAAAGGAGCGGCCCAAGGGAGTTCCTTCTGGCGATTGATTCCTTGCCTATTGCAGGCGTAGACGAATCGCAAATAGACAATGCAGATGGTGATCCAGTTGACCAGGGTAGAGATGGAGACGAGATCCTGCAGCCAGGTGAAGACTGTGCTAGCCGAGTCGGACAGGGTCATGTATCCCAGGGCCATGAACAGGCCATAGAGGGAAACAGCGACATAGGGAATACCGAATCTGTTAATACGCAGGAAAATGGACGgggcttggccttgagatGCCATTCCGTATAGGATTCTGGAACCGCCAAGCATGTTGGAGTTACCCGCTGACCAGGCCGAAGTGAGCACGACAGCGTTGACGATGGACGGCACAACCTTGATGCCTGCGTTTTGGGCAGCAATGACAAACGGCGACATGGAAGCGTCTCCCGTCCATGGTACTAGCTTCTTGTCCGTAGACGGGACGACCAAGCCAATCATGAAGATGGTCACGACGTAGAAGAGGGCGATGCGGATCAAGATACGTCGGGCAGCCATGGGGATAGACTGACGAGGGTTCCTCGTCTCTGCAGCCGCCAGCGTGATGTTCTCTATGCCCGAGTAGGCGTAAAGCGCATTGTTCAGCGTCTTCCAGAAGCCCAAGAACCGGCCAAGAGACCCAGCGATGCCGAGGTACTGAACCATGGGCCCGTAGGGGCTTTTCCAGTACTCGAAGCCGATGGCCTCACCTTTTGGACCGCCACCACAGGTAATGACCAGAGCCATGATGTTGACGCCAACAATGAGCATGATCTTGATTATGGAGAAGCCAAACTCGAGCTCACCGTAGATGCGCACGGCCAGTAGTGAACTGACAATCATGGGAATGCCGAGCACGGTGATCCAGATGGCgctgttgatggtgaccCAGTACTCGATGATGACGGCCGCCGCGACAATCTCGGCGGGGATGGAGACCATGTACGAGTAGACTTGATTCCATCCGTTGGCAAATGCAAGAGCAGGGTCGCAGAAGAGCTCGGCGTAGCGAATGACACCACCACTGAGAGGCGCCAGAGCACCCATCTCGCCAACGCCGCAGACGACACTCGAAACAGCCAAGCCAATGATCAGATACGCCAGGAACGCACCGAGTGGACCAGCATAGGCAATGGCTCGCCCGGAGCTCAGGAACAGACCAGTGCCGATTGTGCCTGCCAGGGCAATCATCTGAATGTGTCGTTGATGTAGACCCTGCCTGAGCTCGTTAGACTCCACGACCGTTCCAGCTATATTCTCGACATCGCTGTCCCGCCGCGTGTCAGTTGCAGGGCCACAGAGTTCCTTTTCCGAAGGCATAGcgtcgactttgagaagttGGGGCGAAGCGTCGTGAGTTGACATTTGGCTTCTGCCAAGACAGGAAAAGGAGTTGTATTAGAGACTGCTGCACAAGCAAGCAAGtgagcaagcaagcaaagcagaaaaaagaaaaccgagtcaagccaagccaagatggTTTCTTCTGTGTCTTCTGAGAAACGAGATGAATGGAGGATCTTGACCATTTGTTTCCCGTATTACGAAACGTTTTTATGTCTGCCACAATTGGCCACGGCTTATCAGTAAGGTAGGCCTAGGATCCTAGTCGGTCTGGGGAAGTTCTGGCTAGGGTGATAGCTGCAGATCAGACCCGGGGTCGACCGGCTATGGAGATATGAGAGCGCGTTGAGGTCAGATTGGCTGTCTTTGACTCCTTGAAAGTGTAGGGCCCTGTAATCCTGTATGCTATGGTACTCCCACTGTGGTGAGCGATATAGCGTTAGCGGCATTGTCAACCGGGGCCGGAACCATTTACCCAAATTGGGTAATGCCGTCCCGGTGGACCCCGAGTCCGGTCTATCTTGCCGTATACAACCATTCCACAACGAAAGCTGACAAACCCGAGCGAATTCGATAGCACAATCCTCTAAATAAAGTTCAGCTAAACTAGAACAGTGTATGCCTCCAGATAACCTCCATACATAACATACCTGAGATACTGATCTTGATTCTGTAAGCAAACTTTTATCACATTACAGCGCAAACATGGCCATCTCAAATGGTAACACACCTCGCACCGCCGGTACGCCCAAATGCATGCCCGTGCCGGACCCAGCGCCATGCTTCtggcaacaacagcagccacAGGATGTGACTGAGCTCCGCGACCACCGCTCTTCAGAGCAGCTACTTGACTACAGcgacatcgtcatcatcggcgcTGGATTCGCAGGACTCAGCACAGCGCACCACCTCGTCCGCGATGCCGGCGCCACGTCTATCTGCATCCTCGAGGCCAGGGGTATCTGCTCTGGCGCCACTGGCCGCAACGGCGGACACTGTAGGCCAGACCTCTACGGCCATATTCCCACCTACATAGATCGAGCCGGCGAGCGCGCTGGCGCTGAGATTGCCGAGTTTGAGATTGCCAACCTGCGcgccatcaagaagatcattgatgaagagaagatcgaTTGCGACTTCACTCTTACCCGATCCATTGATGTCTGGTGCAACGAGGACTCAGCCAAGAAAGCAGAGGCCGTCTACCAGTCAATGGTGTCTCACAACTTTGAGTATATGGATGATGTTGTGTTTTATACAGGCGACAAAGTAGAAGGCGTAAGTGGCCCGAATACCAGTCCAGATTGTTTTGTGTGGGGACCACATACGTTGAGGAAGATAGCTACTGACCAAGCCATCTATATAACAGATCTGCGGTGTTAAAGGCGCTGTTGCATGCGCAAGCTTCACGGCCGGGACCATGTGGCCCTTCAAATTCTTGATGCACCTCACAAGACAACTCCTCACCGCAGGCGTCAACGTCCAGGCACATACACCTGTCACCTCCGTGACGCCAGACCCCTCGGGTGACGGCTCGTTCATCGTCGAAACGCCTCGTGGCAAGATACGAGCAGGCAAGGTCATCCACGCTAACAATGCCTATGTCTCAGCGCTTCTCCCGGAATACAGCAAAAACATCATCCCCTGTAAGGGTATTTGCTGTCGTATCACCGTCCCAGAGGGAACCACGGCGCCGCTATTAAACAACTCATACATCACGCGCACCAAGGATAACACACTCTCGTACTTTATCCCTCGACACGATGGTAGCATCATCGTAGGTGGTGCTGCATCTGTTTTCCGGCCTTTCAAGGAACAGTGGTATGACAACGTGGACGACAGTGTCCTTATCGACTCTGCAAAGGACTACTACGAAGACTACATGCAGCGAACCTACCGGGGCTGGGAAGATACTGGTGCCAAAGTGAGCAATATCTGGACCGGCGTCATGGGTTACTCATATGACTCAAATCCACACATTGGTAAAGTTCCCAGCAAGGATGGGCAATTCATCGTTGCTGGGTTTAATGGACACGGCATGCCTGTCATCTGGTTGGCAGCCAAAGAGCTGGCTCGGATGGTATCCCAAGGGACTCAATTTGAGGAGACGAAACTCCCCCGCTTGTTCCAGACAAGCCAGTTCCGCATTGACCGGGCACAGAGTGGtaaggaggaggatggtgaTATTATAGGCACTGGCAATTTTACTACTACAAAGCCATAGTATAAGAACTGAAAACGATAGAACGCATGTCAACTATACATAGACTCCCACCACATGAAAAGATCTGGAGCCAAGTCCAAGTCAAGAAAAGCATTCCAGTCATCAACTCCCTCAACTGCCATATTGTTAAATGTGCAAGCATAGGCAGCATCCTCGAAGCCGCCTTTCAGCTGAAGTTCAGCACCATCACTGTCTTCCcttgtttcttctcctgaTGCTCTATCAGGGCTGCCCGACGCGGCTGGTAGAGCTATCTGTAGCATAATGCCCAGGAACTTGGCATATCGGATTGCCATATGCGAATCATCAGGGGAGCCACTGTGGACTGCATTGATAACGCGAAGTAG
It encodes:
- a CDS encoding amino acid permease/ SLC12A domain-containing protein, with protein sequence MPSEKELCGPATDTRRDSDVENIAGTVVESNELRQGLHQRHIQMIALAGTIGTGLFLSSGRAIAYAGPLGAFLAYLIIGLAVSSVVCGVGEMGALAPLSGGVIRYAELFCDPALAFANGWNQVYSYMVSIPAEIVAAAVIIEYWVTINSAIWITVLGIPMIVSSLLAVRIYGELEFGFSIIKIMLIVGVNIMALVITCGGGPKGEAIGFEYWKSPYGPMVQYLGIAGSLGRFLGFWKTLNNALYAYSGIENITLAAAETRNPRQSIPMAARRILIRIALFYVVTIFMIGLVVPSTDKKLVPWTGDASMSPFVIAAQNAGIKVVPSIVNAVVLTSAWSAGNSNMLGGSRILYGMASQGQAPSIFLRINRFGIPYVAVSLYGLFMALGYMTLSDSASTVFTWLQDLVSISTLVNWITICIVYLRFVYACNRQGINRQKELPWAAPFQPYTTYASLVLFVLLFFTGGFTTFIHGQWEIESFISNYFNLPFTLIMYFGYKLWFKTKVIPLEDVELRHLIDRYENEPRVEPKPRRGLARLNFLWS
- a CDS encoding FAD dependent oxidoreductase superfamily; the protein is MAISNGNTPRTAGTPKCMPVPDPAPCFWQQQQPQDVTELRDHRSSEQLLDYSDIVIIGAGFAGLSTAHHLVRDAGATSICILEARGICSGATGRNGGHCRPDLYGHIPTYIDRAGERAGAEIAEFEIANLRAIKKIIDEEKIDCDFTLTRSIDVWCNEDSAKKAEAVYQSMVSHNFEYMDDVVFYTGDKVEGICGVKGAVACASFTAGTMWPFKFLMHLTRQLLTAGVNVQAHTPVTSVTPDPSGDGSFIVETPRGKIRAGKVIHANNAYVSALLPEYSKNIIPCKGICCRITVPEGTTAPLLNNSYITRTKDNTLSYFIPRHDGSIIVGGAASVFRPFKEQWYDNVDDSVLIDSAKDYYEDYMQRTYRGWEDTGAKVSNIWTGVMGYSYDSNPHIGKVPSKDGQFIVAGFNGHGMPVIWLAAKELARMVSQGTQFEETKLPRLFQTSQFRIDRAQSGKEEDGDIIGTGNFTTTKP